The Collimonas sp. PA-H2 genome contains a region encoding:
- a CDS encoding ABC transporter permease subunit: protein MFGFLLRRVGLVIPTFLGITLLVFLLIHLIPGNAVEAMTGERGMDPARYAQMAHDLGLDQPIYMQYFNYLGNLFKGDLGMSIMTHTSVLSEFKTLFPATLELSFCAILFALIIGLPAGMLAALKRNTVLDYSVMGASLTGYSMPVFWWALLLILLFSVTLGWTPVSGRIDILFDVPPVTGFMLIDSLLSDDSGAFKSALSHLILPTIALGTIPLAVIARMTRSAMLEVLREDYVRTARAKGLSPWRVVGVHALRNALIPVVTVVGLQVGTLLAGAILTETIFSWPGIGKWLVAAIQRRDYPVVQGGILLSAITIILVNLAVDLLYGVINPRIRHRS, encoded by the coding sequence ATGTTTGGATTCCTCCTGCGCCGTGTCGGCCTGGTCATTCCGACCTTTCTCGGCATCACGCTGCTGGTGTTTTTATTGATACATCTGATCCCCGGCAACGCCGTCGAAGCCATGACCGGCGAACGCGGCATGGACCCGGCCCGCTATGCGCAAATGGCGCACGACCTGGGGCTGGACCAGCCGATCTACATGCAGTATTTCAATTACCTGGGGAATCTGTTCAAGGGCGACCTCGGCATGTCGATCATGACCCATACCTCGGTGCTGAGCGAATTCAAGACCCTGTTCCCGGCGACGCTGGAACTGTCCTTTTGCGCGATCCTGTTTGCGCTGATCATCGGCCTGCCGGCTGGCATGCTGGCGGCGCTCAAGCGCAACACCGTGCTGGACTATTCGGTGATGGGCGCCTCTCTCACCGGTTATTCGATGCCGGTGTTCTGGTGGGCCCTGCTGCTGATCCTGCTGTTCTCCGTGACGCTGGGCTGGACTCCGGTTTCCGGCCGCATCGATATCCTGTTCGACGTGCCGCCAGTCACCGGCTTCATGCTGATCGACAGCCTGCTGTCGGACGATAGCGGCGCCTTCAAGTCGGCGCTATCGCACTTGATCCTGCCGACGATTGCGCTCGGCACCATCCCGCTGGCCGTGATTGCGCGCATGACGCGCTCCGCCATGCTGGAAGTCTTGCGCGAGGATTATGTGCGCACCGCGCGCGCCAAAGGCCTGTCGCCATGGCGTGTGGTCGGCGTGCATGCCTTGCGCAATGCGCTGATTCCGGTAGTGACTGTGGTCGGCCTGCAGGTCGGCACCTTGCTGGCCGGCGCGATCCTGACTGAAACCATCTTTTCCTGGCCGGGCATCGGCAAGTGGCTGGTGGCGGCGATCCAGCGCCGCGATTATCCGGTAGTGCAGGGCGGCATCCTGCTGTCGGCGATCACCATCATCCTCGTCAACCTGGCCGTCGACCTGCTGTACGGCGTAATCAATCCACGCATTCGCCACCGCTCATGA